In one window of Henckelia pumila isolate YLH828 chromosome 1, ASM3356847v2, whole genome shotgun sequence DNA:
- the LOC140862759 gene encoding uncharacterized protein: MGAASGSLSQAGSQASTHPRQQPAPPSSSSLRPQTQGQVFSLSQEQATEGSDCMLEDMPPRRAHNIPQIVTFPQNEQGSNVNDPMDVTPTSMETLLKRFQSFKSPTLKGTENSVECECRLEDIDQLFEYLDYSDDRRIRLVVHQLQDVAKSWWITTNKALQNSACGSSSFLIKTKLSAMPPRSLSLRSGRINPQTPPTEQVPLNEQVSPPIIPNIPPVHMNEQGSTTVTPMDTTANPMEVLLKRFQSFNPPSLHGTEDSVACESWLVDIEQLFESIGYTDDRRVRLSYRKDKGAEFGNLQQGNMSIEDYVAKFYTLLHFAPHIADNEEAKADQFINGLNPDVLTLVNAGRPNNFADALDKAKGAEAGIFRQKGISFKPQPSPQPQPQPPPIQPQASFPQQQSRYEGGGSSSNKRDRFRPKGKQFKKLGSSFSSSSGSNPYGSSQGSGSTGWFCSKCGGRHSSDACKGVSGTCNLCNRPGHYARVCPTRGPSQGATQADRQAPAVHSFQSSGRPAQSRQGESQSVAQPSRQPARIFALIEDQAQATPNNVIPGNCVLSGYPAYVLIDTGASHTFIAEKFVTLHAFLVELLSSVFAISSPMGKDKTSASIVRGCELQFDSNAIELDCIVLGMSDFDCIIGIDTLTKYRATVDCFHKIVRFRPDMTDNWKFFGKGSRAKIPLISSLSMEQLLQTGAEGFLVYALDVLKASPVLADIPIVCEFADIFPDEILGLPPMREIDFSIELVPGTLPISKAPYRMAPLELKELKDQLEDLLNKGYIRPSVSPWGAPVLFVRKKDGSMRLCIDYRQLNQVTVKNRYPLPRIDDLFDQLQGSSVYSKIDLRSGYHQLRVRESDVSKTAFRTRVIFLGHVISGDDISVDPSKVEAVINWPRTTSVPEIHSFMGSAGYYRRFIARFSSIAKPITQLTQKNTPFIWTHECEASFVELKKRLTSAPVLSIPSGTGKSNAAADALSRKVCDLSLSTMRVSKLIEDCCVSGLDFETDIQPVLVYAITAKPELFVRIKEAQKTDQNIQNSIERVRTGHESEFQMTYRHDQMANIYIRDVVRLHGVPKSIVSDRDPRFTSHFWHSLQEALGTRLHLSTSYHPQTDGQSERTIQILEDMLRAVILDFGTSCQESLPLVEFSYNNSYQSSIQMAPFEALYGRKCRSPLFWDDLSETPVTGPDMIREMSDKVKLIHIRMRTAQDRQAKYANVRHRPLSFEQGDRVFLKLSPFRGTLRFGKRVKLSPRFIGPYEVLDKVGDLAYRLALPPALQAETNKFLESRIKSLSLLDEQIALIIEPFSEICQENEVTAPDQDQTLFEEYSCKEEPKVPVEEKETFKEEDLNSSMEIDGNSVFMVKNAQTRMEKQA; the protein is encoded by the exons atatgcctcctcgtcgAGCACATAATATACCACAGATAGTGACATTTCCTCAGAATGAGCAGGGCAGTAATGTCAATGATCCGATGGATGTTACTCCGACATCTATGGAAACCTTATTGAAGAGATTCCAATCCTTCAAATCACCGACACTGAAGGGAACGGAAAATTCAGTTGAATGTGAATGtcggctggaagatattgatcAGTTATTTGAGTATCTTGATTACTCTGATGACCGTAGAATCAGATTGGTCGTGCATCAACTTCAAGAtgttgcaaagagttggtggatcacAACTAATAAAGCTCTACAGAATAGTG CTTGTGGATCTAGCTCATTTCTTATCAAGACTAAG TTATCAGCTATGCCTCCTCGATCTTTATCTCTTCGCAGTGGTCGTATTAATCCACAGACACCACCGACTGAGCAAGTACCTCTGAATGAACAAGTTTCTCCTCCAATAATTCCTAATATTCCACCAGTACATATGAATGAGCAAGGAAGTACTACTGTTACTCCAATGGATACTactgctaatccgatggaggtgttgttgaagcgatttcagtcattcaatccACCTAGTCTGCATGGTACTGAGGATTCCGTAGCATGTGAAAGTTGGCTTGTTGATATCGAGCAACTGTTTGAATCCATTGGTTATACTGATGATCGACGAGTTAGATTG TCATACAGAAAAGACAAGGGAGCGGAGTTTGGTAATTTGCAACAGGGTAATATGAGcattgaagattatgttgcgAAGTTTTATACTTTACTCCATTTTGCACCTCATATTGCGGATAATGAGGAAGCGAaggccgatcaattcatcaacggTCTTAATCCTGATGTCCTTACCTTGGTCAATGCGGGGCGACctaataattttgctgatgctcttGATAAAGCCAAGGGTGCTGAAGCTGGTATCTTTAGACAGAAAGGAATTTCGTTCAAGCCTCAACCATCTCCACAGCCACAGCCACAGCCACCACCAATACAACCTCAAGCATCCTTTCCTCAACAGCAAAGCAGGTATGAAGGAGGTGGCAGCAGTAGCAACAAAAGAGATCGGTTTAGGCCcaaaggtaaacagttcaagaagctaGGAAGTAGTTTCTCTAGTTCTAGTGGTTCAAACCCATATGGATCAAGTCAGGGTTCAGGGTCTACAGGTTGGTTttgtagcaagtgtgggggaagacattCTAGTGATGCTTGCAAAGGAGTTTCTGGAACTTGTAATCTCTGCAACCGGCCTGGACATTATGCTAGAGTGTGTCCTACACGTGGACCATCGCAAGGAGCAACTCAAGCTGACAGACAAGCTCCTGCTGTGCATTCCTTCCAATCTTCAGGTAGACCAGCTCAGAGTAGACAGGGAGAAAGTCAGAGTGTAGCCCAACCTTCACGACAGCCAGCTAGAATTTTTGCATTGATAGAAGATCAGGCACAGGCAACACCGAACAATGTGATTCCAGGTAATTGTGTTCTctctggttatcctgcttatgtgttgATTGACACTGGAGCATCACAtacttttatagctgaaaaatTTGTTACATTGCATGCTTTTCTTGTTGAGCTTTTGTCTTCTGTATTTGCTATCTCATCGCCCATGGGAAAAGATAAGACATCTGCAAGTATAGTCAGGGGTTGTGAGTTACAGTTTGACAGTAATGCAATTGAGCTTGATTGCAtagtacttggtatgtctgattttgattgtattattggcatCGATacactaaccaagtacagggccacagttgactgttttcatAAGATTGTCAGATTTAGACCAGACATGACAGATAATTggaaattcttcggtaagggttctcgtgctaagattcctttgatttctagcTTATCTATGGAACAGTTATTGCAGACTGGTGCTGAAGGATTTCTGGTTTATGCATTGGATGTGTTGAAAGCTAGTCCTGTATTGGCGGATATTCCTATTGTATGTGAGTTTGCAGATATTTTTCCGGATGAAATACTGGGATTGCCTCCAAtgcgtgagattgatttcagtattgagttgGTACCAGGTACTTTGCCTATCTCTAAAGCTCCTTATAGGATGGCACCACttgaactgaaagagttgaaagatcaacttgaagatttgctGAACAAAGGTTACATTAGGCCAAGtgtgtcaccttggggtgctccagttttGTTTGTAAGGAAAAAGGACgggtcgatgagattatgtatcgaCTATCGCCAATTAAATCAGGTCACGGTAAAGAATAGATATCCAttacctcgaatagatgacttgtttgatcaattacagggttcTTCCGTTTATTCAAAGATCGATTTGAGGtctggttatcaccagttgagggtCAGAGAATCAGATGTGTCTAAAACTGCttttcgaacgag agttatttttcttggccatgttaTTTCAGGAGACGATATAtcagttgatcctagtaagGTAGAGGCGGTTATTAACTGGCCTAGAACTACGTCCGTACCCGAGATTCATAGTTTCATGGGTTCAGccgggtattatcgtcgatttattgcAAGATTTTCtagcattgcaaagccgattacccagttaaCACAGAAGAATACTCCGTTTATTTGGACACAtgaatgtgaagctagttttgtGGAATTGAAGAAACGATTAACTAGTGCACCTGTAttatctattccatcaggtacag ggaagtctaatgcagcgGCTGATGCactaagtaggaaggtatgtgatttatctttatctactatGCGTGTCTCTAAgttgattgaagattgctgtGTTTCTGGTCTGGATTTTGAGACAGATATACAACCTGTACTGGTTTATGCAATCACAGCtaagccagagttgtttgttcgAATTAAAGAAGCTCAGAAAACTGATCAAAAcattcagaattcgattgaaAGAGTTAGAACTGGACACGAGTCAGAGTTCCAG atgacgtatcgtcatgatcagatggccaaTATCTATATCAGAGACGTGGTGAGATTACACGGTGTGCCTAAATCAATAGTATCAGATCGAGATCCTCGATTCACTTCACATTTTTGGCATAGTCTACAAGAAGCTTTAGGTACTCGTCTGCATTTGAGTACAtcgtatcatcctcagactgatgggcagtcagagcgtactataCAGATTCTAGAAGATATGTTGCGAGCTgtaatacttgattttggtacaaGTTGTCAAGAATCTTTGCCACTtgttgaattttcttataacaacagctatcagtCAAGCATtcagatggctccatttgaagcactgTATGGTAGAAAATGCAGATcgccgttgttttgggatgatcttTCTGAAACACCAGTTACAGGTCCGGACATGATCAGAGAGATGTCTGATAAAGTGAAATTGATACATAtcagaatgagaacagcgcaagATCGACAAGCAAAATATGCAAACGTGAGGCATAGACCTTTGAGTTTTGAACAAGGTGATCGGGTATTTCTGAAGCTATCTCCTTTTCGAGGCACTTTACGATTCGGAAAGAGAGTTAAGTTATCACCGAGGTTTATTGGACCTTACGAAGTTCTTGATAAAGTTGGTGATCTTGCATACCGACTAGCATTACCGCCAGCACT GCAGGCAGAGACAAATAAGTTCTTAGAAAGTCGCATCAagtctttgagtcttttggatgaacagattgcgcttataATAGAACCATTTTCTGAGATCTGTCAAGAGAATGAAGTAACTGCGCCAGATCAAGATCAAACATTGTTTGAGGAATATTCATGCAAAGAGGAGCCAAAGGTTCCAGTGGAGGAGAAAGAAACATTCAAGGAGGAAGACTTGAATTCGTCAATG GAGATAGATGGAAACTCGGTTTTTATGGTTAAGAATGCGCAGACGCGCATGGAGAAGCAGGCATGA